The following proteins come from a genomic window of Candidatus Thiodiazotropha sp. CDECU1:
- a CDS encoding cytochrome c3 family protein, protein MPGPVISGHAEFEEKCESCHETLKKADQVERCLSCHDHSDVAEDIKQGEGFHGRLDPEQVQECKRCHTEHKGRERDIVNLDSESFDHSQTDFILKGAHTSLTCKLCHTQDYKKYSQAPSLCFDCHESDDAHQGKLGEECDTCHSEKSWSKQSFDHDLDTEYPLTGKHRELDCKLCHASDHYKNTPKECVGCHLINDAHNGRYGKVCAKCHSTEEWKELDFDHRADTKFPLEGRHKDVPCDTCHKQGPFEKQLPKSCFSCHEKDDVHKGRNGEKCQDCHSAESWTKVKFDHGKDTEFPLKGKHEDLVCSACHRSVEMDDLKEAECITCHRAIDVHKNELGEDCGYCHNELGWNVKLFFEHDITRFPLIGIHSVTTCESCHLNAEFQQTESACLSCHEADEPHEGRMGEKCGSCHNPNSWLLWTFDHDTQTDFPLEGKHSEIYCDKCHRKDLTEHKQSANHCYGCHRGDDIHRGGFGRHCDRCHSTETFEDPVIR, encoded by the coding sequence ATGCCTGGTCCGGTCATCTCCGGTCATGCCGAGTTTGAGGAAAAGTGCGAAAGCTGTCATGAGACATTGAAGAAAGCGGATCAGGTGGAGCGTTGTCTCTCCTGTCATGATCACAGTGATGTCGCCGAAGATATCAAACAGGGCGAGGGTTTTCATGGCAGGCTAGACCCTGAACAGGTGCAAGAATGTAAGCGATGTCATACGGAACACAAGGGCCGGGAGCGCGATATCGTCAATCTGGATAGCGAATCCTTCGATCACAGCCAAACCGATTTCATCCTCAAGGGGGCCCACACCAGCCTGACGTGTAAACTCTGTCATACCCAGGATTATAAGAAATATAGTCAAGCCCCTTCACTATGCTTCGACTGCCATGAATCAGATGATGCCCACCAGGGTAAGCTTGGTGAGGAGTGCGATACCTGCCATAGCGAAAAGAGCTGGAGTAAGCAATCCTTCGACCATGATCTGGATACGGAATACCCGCTGACTGGCAAGCACAGGGAGCTGGACTGTAAATTGTGTCATGCCAGTGATCACTACAAGAACACGCCTAAAGAGTGTGTTGGCTGCCATCTGATCAACGACGCGCACAATGGACGTTATGGCAAGGTATGCGCCAAGTGCCACAGTACTGAAGAGTGGAAGGAGCTGGATTTCGACCATAGAGCGGATACCAAATTCCCCCTCGAGGGCAGGCATAAGGATGTTCCCTGCGATACCTGCCATAAACAGGGTCCATTTGAGAAACAGCTACCCAAGAGCTGCTTTTCATGTCATGAAAAGGATGATGTGCACAAAGGGCGCAATGGTGAGAAGTGTCAGGATTGCCATTCTGCAGAGAGTTGGACCAAAGTGAAGTTCGACCATGGCAAGGACACTGAATTTCCATTAAAGGGCAAGCATGAGGATCTGGTCTGTTCCGCCTGTCATCGCAGCGTTGAGATGGACGATCTTAAAGAAGCTGAATGCATCACCTGTCATCGGGCTATCGATGTACACAAGAATGAACTGGGTGAAGACTGCGGTTATTGTCATAATGAACTGGGCTGGAACGTTAAGCTCTTTTTCGAGCATGACATCACCCGTTTCCCGCTGATAGGTATTCATAGTGTAACTACCTGTGAATCCTGTCATTTGAATGCCGAATTCCAACAAACTGAATCTGCCTGTCTCTCATGTCATGAAGCCGATGAACCCCACGAGGGTCGCATGGGGGAGAAGTGCGGTAGCTGCCACAATCCGAATTCCTGGTTGTTGTGGACCTTTGATCATGATACTCAGACCGACTTTCCGCTGGAGGGCAAGCATAGTGAAATCTACTGCGACAAGTGCCATCGGAAGGATCTAACAGAACATAAACAATCCGCTAACCATTGTTATGGCTGTCATCGGGGGGATGACATTCACCGCGGCGGCTTTGGTCGTCACTGTGATCGCTGCCATAGCACAGAGACATTTGAGGATCCGGTCATTCGTTGA
- a CDS encoding NAD(P)-binding domain-containing protein has translation MQYSLELYMIYAIPIILVWGIYVIYTKRKSKRNLALKTEEFEAGLTEPASLHPLIDPGKCMGCGTCVKACPEQANHPVLGLIDNKAELIAPTNCIGHGACKTACPFDAITLVFGTEKRGVDIPLLKPNFETSMPGIYIAGELGGMGLIRNAIEQGYKALDYIAEGLTKADSAPLDVFIVGAGPSGFCASLRAMEKKLKYKTVEQESLGGTVFQFPRGKLVMTAPVKMPMVGEVKFTETTKEKLLSFWQDVENKTQVKINYHERVEKISPSDKGGYEVKTNKDVYHTRTVLLTIGRRGTPRKLGVPGEDLSKITYRLIDPEQYRNQHVLIVGGGDSALEAAHSIADEPGTTVTLSYRSGAFSRAKKKNRAKVDAAVDAGRINLLLSSNVVEFTPEKVTIDKGGDKIEIPNDAAIICAGGILPTGFLKETGIDVETKHGTA, from the coding sequence ATGCAGTATTCCTTAGAACTCTACATGATATATGCAATACCCATAATTCTGGTATGGGGAATCTATGTCATCTACACCAAGCGAAAGAGCAAACGCAACCTGGCACTGAAGACGGAGGAGTTCGAGGCCGGTCTGACCGAGCCTGCTTCCCTGCATCCCTTGATCGATCCGGGTAAGTGCATGGGGTGCGGCACCTGTGTCAAGGCCTGCCCTGAGCAGGCAAACCATCCGGTTCTCGGCCTGATCGATAACAAGGCGGAACTGATCGCCCCAACCAACTGCATTGGCCATGGGGCCTGTAAGACCGCCTGTCCCTTCGATGCCATTACCCTGGTATTTGGTACCGAAAAACGTGGTGTGGACATCCCGCTCCTGAAGCCTAATTTCGAGACCAGTATGCCGGGCATCTACATCGCTGGGGAGCTTGGCGGCATGGGGCTTATCAGAAATGCCATCGAACAGGGCTACAAGGCACTGGACTATATTGCCGAGGGGCTTACAAAGGCGGATTCCGCACCGCTGGATGTCTTCATCGTAGGCGCCGGGCCATCTGGCTTCTGCGCTTCCTTGAGAGCCATGGAGAAAAAACTGAAATACAAGACGGTTGAGCAGGAATCCCTGGGAGGCACCGTATTTCAATTTCCCAGGGGTAAACTGGTGATGACCGCTCCAGTGAAAATGCCAATGGTCGGTGAGGTAAAATTCACTGAAACAACCAAAGAGAAACTGTTGAGTTTCTGGCAGGACGTAGAGAACAAAACCCAGGTTAAAATCAATTATCACGAGCGGGTGGAGAAGATTTCACCCAGTGACAAGGGAGGATATGAGGTCAAAACCAATAAAGACGTCTATCATACCCGTACGGTGTTACTCACCATCGGCAGGCGTGGTACCCCCAGGAAGCTCGGCGTGCCGGGAGAGGACCTGAGTAAGATCACCTATCGACTCATCGACCCTGAGCAGTACAGGAATCAGCATGTTCTTATCGTCGGCGGTGGTGACAGTGCCTTGGAAGCGGCCCACAGCATTGCCGATGAACCGGGAACCACGGTAACCCTCTCCTATCGGAGTGGCGCTTTCAGTCGTGCTAAAAAGAAAAACAGGGCGAAAGTGGATGCCGCTGTGGACGCGGGTAGAATTAATCTGCTGCTCAGCTCGAATGTGGTTGAATTCACCCCTGAGAAGGTGACCATCGACAAAGGCGGAGACAAGATTGAGATACCCAACGATGCAGCTATCATATGTGCCGGTGGCATCCTACCAACAGGCTTCCTTAAAGAGACAGGAATCGATGTGGAAACCAAACATGGCACAGCGTAG